Proteins from a single region of Ziziphus jujuba cultivar Dongzao chromosome 1, ASM3175591v1:
- the LOC107405756 gene encoding wall-associated receptor kinase 2-like, with translation MVVLRLHFHEPLWLSTTLLFLLVAASSDQLDSSGCVRHCGDIDILYPFGLTEKCCLDHNFLIQCDNSSGHPTPLIGTNNLTVTRISAERSEMSIQFDVTRDCYTKSGDQIPSNKSVATLTPPNTMFTFSHKNIFTVVGCESYSYLNAYDYNNQRNFLILETMCSSLEVVESGSCSGLGCAQRPSLYGRLQNITLEAYSFNKHKYTRDFNNCSYAFIVDKSQFNFSRNYVTNFPQEKLPLLLDWAISQEYDTCGKNSRRQGLEDGSGYYYCLCKDGFQGNPYQPDGCKDINECENPSLNNCSETRYCINMRGSYTCSCPSWFKGDGRRGGTGCKDQLPGIKAAIGVAIGFITLLISGTWIYLVSKQRRLIKLKEKFFRQNGGIILQQQLSRRNDTNEMAKIFTELELKKATNNYNESTIIGKGGFGIVYKGTLPDNRIVAIKKSKIMNQTQIKQFINEVVVLSQINHRNVVKLLGCCLETEVPLLVYEFVPNGNLFEHIHNRDKAYNFPWATRLGIAAETAGALSYLHSAASTPIIHRDVKSSNILLDNSMTAKVSDFGASRLIPLGQTEVATLVQGTLGYLDPEYLQTNQLTEKSDVYSFGVVLVELLTGEKALSFNRPEEKRNLAMHFLYSLVEGKLYEMLESRMVNEENREQLKEVAGLAKRCLSLKGEDRPTMKEVAMELEGIRRTERHPWVKTELNLEETESLLNDQTSNAYKDYYGKSVSHDAITLDFSGR, from the exons ATGGTGGTCTTAAGACTTCATTTCCATGAACCGCTTTGGCTAAGTACAACATTATTGTTCTTATTAGTAGCAGCAAGTAGTGATCAACTAGACTCGTCTGGCTGCGTCCGCCACTGTGGAGATATAGACATTCTATATCCATTTGGCCTCACTGAAAAATGTTGTTTGGATCACAATTTTCTCATCCAATGTGACAATTCCTCCGGTCATCCTACACCGCTGATAGGTACTAATAATCTCACAGTCACTCGAATTTCTGCCGAACGATCTGAGATGAGCATACAGTTTGATGTTACCAGAGATTGCTACACCAAGTCCGGGGATCAAATACCAAGTAACAAGTCAGTTGCTACTTTGACACCCCCCAATACCATGTTTACTTTCTCTCACAAAAACATATTCACTGTAGTTGGCTGTGAATCTTATTCCTACCTTAATGCTTACGATTATAACAATCAGAGAAATTTCCTCATTTTGGAGACTATGTGTTCAAGCCTTGAGGTCGTTGAGAGTGGATCTTGCTCAGGTCTTGGATGTGCCCAGAGACCCAGTCTTTATGGAAGACTCCAAAATATAACACTCGAAGCATATAGCTTTAATAAACATAAGTACACAAGGGATTTCAATAATTGCAGCTATGCTTTCATTGTTGACAAAAGCCAGTTCAATTTCTCTCGTAATTATGTTACCAATTTTCCCCAAGAGAAGCTCCCTCTGCTGCTTGATTGGGCTATAAGTCAGGAATACGATACATGTGGGAAAAACAGCAGAAGACAAGGCCTTGAGGATGGTTCTGGATATTATTATTGCTTATGCAAAGATGGTTTCCAAGGAAACCCATATCAACCTGATGGTTGCAAAG ATATAAATGAATGTGAGAATCCAAGCCTCAATAACTGCTCCGAAACTCGGTACTGTATCAATATGCGGGGGAGTTATACTTGTTCTTGTCCGTCTTGGTTCAAGGGAGATGGAAGACGAGGTGGAACTGGTTGCAAAGATCAGTTACCAGGGATCAAGGCTGCCATTG GTGTTGCCATTGGATTTATTACATTACTTATAAGTGGGACTTGGATATACTTGGTCTCCAAGCAAAGAAGGCTAATAAAGCTCAAGGAAAAGTTCTTCCGACAGAATGGTGGAATAATTTTACAACAACAACTCTCTCGCCGGAATGACACCAATGAAATGGCAAAGATTTTCACAGAATTAGAGCTAAAAAAAGCTACAAACAACTATAATGAGAGCACAATCATTGGCAAAGGAGGTTTTGGAATAGTTTATAAAGGAACTTTACCAGATAATAGGATTGTTGCCATCAAGAAGTCCAAGATTATGAACCAAACCCAAATTAAGCAATTCATTAACGAGGTGGTTGTACTCTCCCAGATTAATCATAGGAATGTGGTCAAACTCTTGGGATGTTGTTTGGAAACAGAAGTTCCTTTACTTGTATATGAATTTGTTCCCAATGGTAATCTCTTTGAGCACATACATAATAGGGATAAGGCATACAACTTTCCTTGGGCAACGCGGTTAGGAATAGCAGCTGAAACTGCTGGAGCTCTATCATATTTGCACTCTGCAGCTTCAACACCAATCATCCATAGAGATGTCAAGTCTTCAAATATACTCCTGGATAATTCTATGACCGCAAAAGTTTCAGACTTTGGAGCATCAAGATTGATTCCATTGGGCCAAACTGAAGTGGCAACACTGGTGCAAGGAACTCTTGGATACTTAGATCCTGAATACTTGCAAACCAACCAATTGACTGAGAAAAGTGATGTCTATAGCTTTGGAGTTGTTCTTGTTGAGCTACTAACAGGAGAGAAGGCACTTTCATTCAATAGGCCAGAGGAGAAGAGAAACCTAGCTATGCATTTCCTGTATTCCTTAGTAGAGGGAAAATTGTATGAAATGCTAGAGAGTCGTATGGTGAATGAAGAAAATAGAGAACAACTTAAGGAAGTGGCTGGTCTGGCAAAACGATGCTTGAGTTTGAAAGGAGAAGATAGGCCTACAATGAAAGAAGTAGCAATGGAATTGGAAGGTATAAGAAGAACTGAAAGGCATCCATGGGTTAAAACAGAGTTGAATTTGGAAGAGACTGAAAGCTTGCTGAATGATCAAACATCCAATGCTTACAAAGACTACTATGGTAAAAGTGTTTCACATGATGCCATCACATTGGATTTCAGTGGGAGATAG